A stretch of Arthrobacter sp. NEB 688 DNA encodes these proteins:
- a CDS encoding DUF1003 domain-containing protein — protein MAERERRARIDTPREAGRRRFTLPAAFSGEAFGVLSEKFARFMGTAYFLIGMTVFVIVWLVWNTFLPAVLQFDPRSLNYTLLTLILSLQASYAAPLILLAQNRQADRDRVALEQDRSRDERNLADTEFLTREVAALRIAMRDTATRDFVRSELRDLLDEMEERGLVVVQQPLPPTGADDGRTTPRT, from the coding sequence GTGGCTGAGCGCGAGCGCCGCGCCCGCATCGACACCCCCCGCGAGGCCGGGCGCCGCCGCTTCACGCTGCCGGCCGCGTTCTCCGGGGAGGCGTTCGGCGTCCTGTCCGAGAAGTTCGCCCGCTTCATGGGCACGGCGTACTTCCTCATCGGGATGACGGTCTTCGTCATCGTCTGGCTCGTCTGGAACACCTTCCTGCCGGCGGTCCTCCAGTTCGACCCCCGCTCGCTCAACTACACGCTGCTGACGCTCATCCTGTCGCTCCAGGCTTCCTACGCGGCCCCGCTCATCCTCCTCGCGCAGAACCGGCAGGCCGACCGCGACCGCGTCGCGCTCGAGCAGGACCGCTCGCGCGACGAGCGCAACCTCGCCGACACCGAGTTCCTCACCCGGGAGGTCGCCGCGCTGCGCATCGCGATGCGCGACACCGCGACCCGCGACTTCGTCCGCAGCGAGCTGCGCGACCTCCTCGACGAGATGGAGGAGCGCGGCCTCGTCGTGGTGCAACAGCCCCTGCCCCCGACCGGGGCCGACGACGGCCGGACCACGCCGCGCACCTAG